The genomic segment TCACCCTCGGCATGCTGTTCATGCTGGTCGTGATCTTCCTGCCCGGCGGCCTTGTCGAAGGCGGTCAGCGCCTGATGAAGCTCTTTGGCAGAAAGTCCAAACAGGACGCCAAGGGCAAATCCACCCAATCCAGCCCTGCTGAATAAGGAGACGGACCCATGGGAATTCTTGAGGTCAAGAACGTCAACAAGCGCTTCGGCGGTCTGCAGGCGCTGGGAGACGTCAACCTGAGCGTCGAGGAGAACTCGGTTCACGCCATCATCGGGCCGAACGGGGCCGGCAAGTCGACCCTGCTCAACTGCCTCATCGGCAAGCTGATCCCCGACACCGGCTCGGTCATGTTCGACGGCCAGTCGGTGCTGGGCCGCAAGCCCTACGAGATCAACCAGATGGGCATTTCCCGCGTGTTCCAGACGCCCGAGATCTTCGGCGACCTGACCGTGCTGGAAAACATGATGATCCCGATCTTCGCCAAGCGTGACGGCGCCTTCCGCATGCATGCCATCGAGAACACGCTGAACGAGAAGAGCGTCATCGAACAGGCCGAGCACATGCTGGAAAGCCTGAACATGGCCGACGCGCGCCATGATCACTCGGCGTCGATGTCGCGCGGCAACAAGCGGCGGCTGGAAATCGGCATGTGCCTGGCACAGAACCCGCGGCTTCTGCTGCTCGACGAGCCGACGGCGGGCATGGCCCGGGCCGACACCAACAACACCATCGACCTGCTCAAGCAGATCAGCGACGAGCGCGACATCACCATCGCGATCATCGAGCATGACATGCACGTGGTGTTCTCCCTCGCGCAGCGGATCACCGTTCTGGCGCAGGGCACCCCGCTGGTCGAGGACACGCCCGACAAGATCAAGGGCCACCCGAAGGTGCGCGAAGCCTACCTGGGCGAAACCGCCTGACCCAGATTCCACCGGCGCCCCGGGCCTGACCCGGGGCCCCGCCCCCAACCAAGAGGTCCCGGATCAGCTCCGGGACGGGAGGACCCGAACCATGAACGTCAAACCCGACTTCTCGAAAGGCAAGAACTACGCCGAAACGGCGCCCGCCTTCCTGTCCGTCTGGGGCATGCAATCCTATTACGGTGAAAGCTACATCGTGCAGGATATCAGCTTCAACGTCCACGAGGGCGAGATCCTCGCCCTGCTGGGCCGCAACGGCGCCGGCAAGACCACGACGCTGCGCTCGATCGCCCGGATGGACAACCCGCAGGTGAACCACGGCGAGATCTGGCTGGATCACCAGCCGCTGCACACCATGAACAGCCACCAGGCGGCCGTGTCGGGCATCGGCCTCGTGCCGGAAGACCGCTGCATCATCCCCGGCCTGACGGTCGAGGAGAACCTGCAACTGGCCCAGATCGCCCCGCCCATCGGCTGGTCGCTCGAACGCCTCTACGAGCTCTTCCCGCGCCTGGCCGAGCGCCGCAAGCAGGAGGGCGTCACCCTCTCGGGCGGCGAACAGCAGATGCTGGCCGTGGCCCGGGCGCTGGCCCGCGACATCAAGGTGCTCCTGCTCGACGAGCCTTACGAGGGCCTCGCCCCCGTCATCGTCGACGAGATCGAGAAAACCCTGCGCATGATCAAGGAGCAGGGCATGACAACCATCATCGTCGAACAGAACGCGGTGCGTGCACTGGAACTTTCCGATCGCGCTGTTATCCTCGACACCGGCGGTATCGTCTTCGACGGCACCGCGGAGGAGGTTCTGGAGAACGAGGAGCTTCGCAGCGAATACCTGGCCATCTGAGGCCTGAGCGCCTGCCCCGTGCAGTCATATCCTGCCGGCGGGGCGGGCCGTTTCCACACGACCAGATTTTGACAAACTAAAGGGTCCGATATGTCCGAACACAAAACTTATCCCCCCGCTGCCGATTTCGTGAAAAACGCCCATGTCGACGCCGCGAAATACGAGGAGATGTACGCGGCATCGATCAACGACCCCGACACGTTCTGGAAGGAACACGGCCAGCGGGTCGACTGGATCAAGCCCTTCACCAAGATCAAGGATATCGACTTCACCCTCGGCAATGTATCGATCAAGTGGTTCGAGGATGGCCAGCTGAACGTGGCCGCCAACTGCGTCGACCGCCACCTTGACAAGCGCGGCGACCAGACGGCGATCATCTGGGAGGCCGACGACCCCGAGGAGCCGTCGAAGCACATCACCTATCGCGAGCTCTCCGAACAGGTGAACAAGCTCTCCAACGTCTACAAGGAGCTCGGCGTCGGCCGCGGCGACCGCGTCGTGCTCTACATGCCGATGATCCCCGAGGCGGCCTATGCCATGCTCGCCTGCGCCCGCATCGGCGCCATCCACTCGATCGTCTTCGCCGGCTTCTCGCCCGAGGCGCTGGCCGCCCGCGTCAGCGGCTGCGAGGCCAAGCTGATCGTCACCGCCGACCAGGCCCCCCGCGGCGGCCGCAACACGGCGCTCAAGTCGAACGTCGACAAGGCGCTCGAGATCAGCGGCGACACCAAGGTCCTGATGGTCGAGCGCACCGGCGCCGATGTCGACATGAAGGACGGCCGCGATTTCGCCTATGGCCCGCTGATGGAGAAGGCCTCGGCCGAGTGCGAACCCGAAGCGATGAATGCCGAAGACCCGCTCTTCATCCTCTACACCTCCGGCTCGACCGGCGCGCCCAAGGGCGTGGTGCACACCACCGGCGGCTATCTCGTCTGGGCCGCCATGACCCACGAGATCACCTTCGACTACCACGATGGCGACGTCTACTGGTGCACCGCTGACGTGGGCTGGGTCACCGGCCACAGCTATATCGTCTACGGGCCGCTCGCCAACGGCGCGACAACGCTGATGTTCGAGGGCGTGCCCACCTACCCCGACGCCAGCCGCTTCTGGCAGGTCTGCGAAAAGCACAAGGTGGCGCAGTTCTACACCGCCCCCACCGCCATCCGCGCGCTGATGGGCCAGGGCAACGAGTATGTCGAGAAATGCGACCTCTCCAGCCTCAAGCTGCTGGGCACCGTGGGCGAGCCGATCAACCCGGAAGCCTGGGAGTGGTACCATAACGAGGTCGGCAAGGGGAAAATCCCGATCGTCGACACCTGGTGGCAGACCGAGACCGGCGGCCACCTGATGACCCCCCTGCCCGGCGCCCATGCCTTGAAGCCCGGCGCGGCGATGAAGCCCTTCTTCGGCGTGAAACCCGCCGTGCTCGACCCGCAATCGGGCGAGGAGATCACCGAGAACCCCACCGAGGGCGTGCTTGTCATCACCGACAGCTGGCCCGGCCAGATGCGCACCGTCTGGGGCGATCACGAGCGGTTCGAGAAGACCTATTTCTCCGACTACAAGGGCTATTACTTCTCGGGCGACGGCTGCCGCCGCGATGCCGATGGCGACTACTGGATCACCGGCCGCGTCGACGACGTGATCAACGTCTCGGGCCACCGGATGGGCACGGCCGAGGTGGAATCGGCCCTCGTGGCTCACCCGAAGGTCTCGGAAGCCGCCGTCGTCGGCTACCCGCACAACATCAAGGGCCAGGGCATCTATTGCTACGTCACCCTGATGTCAGGCGAAGAGCCGTCCGAAGAGCTCCGCAAGGAGCTGCGCGACTGGGTCCGCAAGGAAATCGGCCCGATCGCCTCGCCCGACCTGATCCAGTGGGCCCCCGGCCTGCCGAAAACCCGCTCGGGCAAGATCATGCGCCGCATCCTGCGCAAGATCGCCGAGAACGATTACGGCGCGCTCGGCGACACCTCGACCCTCGCCGACCCCGGCGTGGTCGACGAGCTGATCGACAACCGCATGAACCGCGAGTGAATTCCCTGTTGCCGGGCCGCCTCGTCGGCCCGGCACATCTCTCTCGGGCCGGTGCACGCGCGCCGGCCTTTTTTTGTGCGCCCGCACAGCGGGTTACCCCGCCCCAGGGCCCGTTTCCGACACGCCGTCGCAAACGGGCTTGACGGCAGCGCCCCCGCGCCACGAGGGTGCCCCCATGGCCACATACACACCCGACACCTGTCATGCGCCGTCGCGCACGGCGCACGGCATTGCCTGCGTCCTGCTCGGCATGGTCCTGTTCGTCGGACAGGATGCCTTCATGAAGACCCTGCTGCAGACCTATCCGATCTGGATGCTGATGTTCGTCCGTTCGAGCGTGGCCGTGCTGGTGCTCGTGCCGCTGATCCTGCTGCTGGGCGGGCCGCACCGGCTGACCTCGCCGCTCTGGCGGCTGCACCTGTTGCGCGCGGCGCTCTTTGCGGTGGGGTTTGCGCTCTTCTACACCGCCTTCCCCTTCATGGGGCTGGCCGAGGTCACCACCATCTTCTTCTCGGCCCCGCTGATGATTGCCGCGATGGCGGCGGTGTTCCTGAAGGAAACCATCGGCATTCATCGGATCGGCGCGCTGGTCACGGGCTTCGCCGGCGTGCTCATCGCCATGAACCCGGGCAGCGACAGCTTCACCTGGGTCTCGATCCTGCCGCTGCTCTGCGCCGTCTTCTATGCCGGCTCCCAGATTCTCGCCCGCCAGATCGGCGAGCGGGAATCGAGCCTCACCGTCGGGCTCTATACCCTCGCCTTCACCGGGCCGATCCT from the Roseovarius indicus genome contains:
- a CDS encoding ABC transporter ATP-binding protein produces the protein MGILEVKNVNKRFGGLQALGDVNLSVEENSVHAIIGPNGAGKSTLLNCLIGKLIPDTGSVMFDGQSVLGRKPYEINQMGISRVFQTPEIFGDLTVLENMMIPIFAKRDGAFRMHAIENTLNEKSVIEQAEHMLESLNMADARHDHSASMSRGNKRRLEIGMCLAQNPRLLLLDEPTAGMARADTNNTIDLLKQISDERDITIAIIEHDMHVVFSLAQRITVLAQGTPLVEDTPDKIKGHPKVREAYLGETA
- the acs gene encoding acetate--CoA ligase — encoded protein: MSEHKTYPPAADFVKNAHVDAAKYEEMYAASINDPDTFWKEHGQRVDWIKPFTKIKDIDFTLGNVSIKWFEDGQLNVAANCVDRHLDKRGDQTAIIWEADDPEEPSKHITYRELSEQVNKLSNVYKELGVGRGDRVVLYMPMIPEAAYAMLACARIGAIHSIVFAGFSPEALAARVSGCEAKLIVTADQAPRGGRNTALKSNVDKALEISGDTKVLMVERTGADVDMKDGRDFAYGPLMEKASAECEPEAMNAEDPLFILYTSGSTGAPKGVVHTTGGYLVWAAMTHEITFDYHDGDVYWCTADVGWVTGHSYIVYGPLANGATTLMFEGVPTYPDASRFWQVCEKHKVAQFYTAPTAIRALMGQGNEYVEKCDLSSLKLLGTVGEPINPEAWEWYHNEVGKGKIPIVDTWWQTETGGHLMTPLPGAHALKPGAAMKPFFGVKPAVLDPQSGEEITENPTEGVLVITDSWPGQMRTVWGDHERFEKTYFSDYKGYYFSGDGCRRDADGDYWITGRVDDVINVSGHRMGTAEVESALVAHPKVSEAAVVGYPHNIKGQGIYCYVTLMSGEEPSEELRKELRDWVRKEIGPIASPDLIQWAPGLPKTRSGKIMRRILRKIAENDYGALGDTSTLADPGVVDELIDNRMNRE
- a CDS encoding DMT family transporter, with the translated sequence MATYTPDTCHAPSRTAHGIACVLLGMVLFVGQDAFMKTLLQTYPIWMLMFVRSSVAVLVLVPLILLLGGPHRLTSPLWRLHLLRAALFAVGFALFYTAFPFMGLAEVTTIFFSAPLMIAAMAAVFLKETIGIHRIGALVTGFAGVLIAMNPGSDSFTWVSILPLLCAVFYAGSQILARQIGERESSLTVGLYTLAFTGPILLAMGYLMNATIGFGPEFHHLRWAFPAETGADLPVLLMLGLVGMAAYILLSRGYQVADASIIAPFDYSYLPIAALMAFVVWGEVPALTTIVGMALIAASGLYIGYRELRAARKGNDPVYVAETVTAPGSTPPQKVPDDQTWP
- a CDS encoding ABC transporter ATP-binding protein, translating into MNVKPDFSKGKNYAETAPAFLSVWGMQSYYGESYIVQDISFNVHEGEILALLGRNGAGKTTTLRSIARMDNPQVNHGEIWLDHQPLHTMNSHQAAVSGIGLVPEDRCIIPGLTVEENLQLAQIAPPIGWSLERLYELFPRLAERRKQEGVTLSGGEQQMLAVARALARDIKVLLLDEPYEGLAPVIVDEIEKTLRMIKEQGMTTIIVEQNAVRALELSDRAVILDTGGIVFDGTAEEVLENEELRSEYLAI